Proteins found in one Candidatus Poribacteria bacterium genomic segment:
- a CDS encoding RNA polymerase sigma factor: MQNNDVALVHRVLAGDDTAFTTLMEKYQKQVHATVWRTIKDFHIAEDIVQETFLKAHQKLGTLNDPHRFSAWLNAIATRRCLAWFREKRLNTQLSENINITMRHNDPYSGYLAGEQAKEAGQELREIVKKWLAKLPESERTVVTLHYFDGMSCEEIAAFLDVTKNTIKSRLNRARNRLKKNEPLIQSTLDDFQFFATFKEMTKMERKIRVCINATTENGKQFREGGASLIKTDGFLRLSSFGCQECDKGEPVTMPFLGTAITPSLLRFPLVIGDTWIQEGFWDSLVKTTLDGYERVKVSAGTFSACLKHKSALIDTPTHFQNNLLAATNDKPYERGSKKESPFVNGTRYLWFAKGIGLVKTRYEHANGFTTEAELMEYSVPGKTGEYHPLQIGSTYTYRYHSVFLDETVFEKWRVTENS; encoded by the coding sequence ATGCAAAACAATGATGTCGCTTTGGTTCACCGTGTCCTCGCAGGTGACGACACAGCCTTCACAACATTAATGGAAAAGTACCAAAAACAGGTTCATGCGACTGTGTGGCGAACAATTAAAGATTTCCACATTGCTGAAGACATCGTTCAAGAGACCTTCCTGAAAGCCCACCAAAAACTTGGTACCCTGAATGATCCGCATCGATTTTCTGCGTGGCTCAATGCCATTGCTACACGCCGTTGCCTTGCGTGGTTTCGTGAGAAACGGTTGAACACCCAACTTTCCGAAAATATAAACATCACCATGAGACACAACGATCCGTATTCTGGGTATCTGGCAGGAGAGCAAGCTAAAGAAGCGGGGCAAGAACTGCGCGAAATCGTTAAAAAGTGGCTTGCGAAATTGCCAGAAAGTGAACGCACTGTTGTTACCCTCCACTATTTCGATGGCATGTCTTGTGAAGAGATCGCTGCTTTTTTGGATGTAACCAAAAATACGATAAAAAGTCGGCTCAATCGTGCGCGGAATCGACTGAAGAAGAACGAACCTCTGATTCAATCAACGCTCGACGATTTCCAATTTTTCGCGACGTTTAAGGAGATGACTAAAATGGAACGTAAAATTAGAGTGTGCATTAACGCCACCACCGAGAATGGCAAGCAATTTAGAGAAGGGGGTGCCTCTCTCATAAAAACCGATGGATTTTTGAGACTTTCCAGTTTTGGTTGTCAAGAATGTGATAAGGGAGAACCCGTCACAATGCCTTTTTTGGGAACTGCTATTACACCTTCCCTTCTTAGGTTTCCCTTGGTTATAGGTGATACTTGGATCCAAGAAGGATTCTGGGACTCACTGGTGAAGACAACCTTAGACGGATACGAACGGGTGAAAGTTTCTGCTGGAACTTTCTCGGCATGCCTCAAGCACAAAAGTGCACTCATTGACACCCCAACACACTTTCAGAATAATCTACTTGCGGCTACTAATGATAAACCTTACGAGCGAGGTTCAAAAAAGGAGAGTCCATTTGTTAACGGCACACGCTATTTGTGGTTTGCCAAAGGAATTGGACTCGTGAAAACGCGCTATGAACACGCCAATGGGTTCACAACGGAGGCAGAATTAATGGAATACAGTGTCCCGGGCAAGACAGGAGAATATCATCCTTTACAGATTGGGTCTACGTATACATACAGATACCACAGTGTTTTTCTCGACGAAACGGTCTTTGAGAAATGGCGCGTCACTGAAAACTCTTGA
- a CDS encoding phytanoyl-CoA dioxygenase family protein: MLTEQQIKHFHTLGFLIFRQLLDTDELNTIHKEFEAAMAAAYHHAPFDGTRRHWLPMMGPETPFFANLPEDPRFSEVAEQLYGDDVFFVVSDANRYVGNTGWHPDHNADPTQDCYGVKFAYYLEPVDAESGALRLIPGSHKKSLHDDLRENLNELGLEICDVPGYVCKSEPGDVVAFDMRCWHASWGGSEDRRMCTIVYYNKPKTPEEVAATRNRARSNAKSPEHFNRPGTSLYDPHWIENPTGSERRQRWINQLREFGFLDTV; encoded by the coding sequence ATGCTCACAGAACAGCAAATCAAGCATTTTCACACCTTGGGATTCCTCATTTTTCGGCAATTACTCGACACAGACGAACTGAACACGATACACAAGGAGTTTGAAGCGGCGATGGCGGCGGCGTATCATCACGCACCATTTGATGGCACGCGCCGACATTGGCTGCCAATGATGGGTCCCGAAACACCATTTTTCGCGAACTTGCCGGAAGACCCACGGTTCTCCGAAGTGGCAGAACAACTTTACGGCGATGATGTATTTTTCGTCGTTTCGGACGCAAATCGTTACGTCGGCAATACAGGTTGGCATCCCGACCATAATGCCGATCCAACCCAAGACTGCTACGGCGTGAAATTCGCATATTATCTTGAACCCGTTGATGCCGAAAGCGGGGCGTTACGGTTGATCCCAGGTTCTCATAAGAAGTCGCTGCACGATGATCTACGTGAGAATTTGAATGAACTGGGGCTGGAGATTTGTGACGTGCCGGGTTACGTTTGTAAATCGGAACCGGGGGATGTGGTTGCTTTTGACATGCGCTGCTGGCACGCCAGTTGGGGCGGTAGTGAAGACCGTCGGATGTGCACAATAGTTTACTATAACAAGCCTAAGACCCCTGAAGAGGTTGCCGCTACACGTAATCGTGCGCGAAGCAATGCGAAGAGCCCTGAACACTTTAACCGACCGGGCACCTCACTCTACGATCCACATTGGATCGAAAATCCAACGGGCAGTGAAAGACGACAACGTTGGATCAATCAGTTGCGTGAGTTCGGATTCTTGGATACAGTTTAA